The genomic stretch TGCGCGGGAGACCTGTCGCGCCAGCATCCACGTATGGTCGATTCCTCTGCGACGCACGGCTGCTGGTTGGGACGGCACCGGAACCAGAACTGTTCCCACTGGAGGGCGGCAAGCCACGACCGCCATAGCCAACCGGCATGAGAGCAGCTTTACCAAAGACCAGGCACCATCATCCTTGAAGGCCGGAATGAGCCGTGCAAGCTCTGGGCGATACGGATTCGCTGCCCAGGTGGGCACCGGAAGCCCGCAACGTCGCACTCGATGCGGTTCCTTGCAGATGATTCGTTCCCGACAAGCCGGGCAACAGGCCACAGCACAGGCACCACACACCAGACAGCGAGTACCGAGTAGCAGGGAAGCAAAATCCTGAAACGGGAAAGCACACACTGTCACTCTGGGCGCAAATCAAGCTTCACAAGATTCTTTCCACAGATCATCCTGGATAACTGATCCATGCCATTGCAGTCTTGGCCTGTTGCCATGCGCCGTGCTGTTCATACAACAGCACGGTCCCATCGATCGCGCGCAGGGCAACGGCATCCCCACCAGGCCTGGGCAGTGCAGTCACCTGGACTGGAGACACACTGACCGGTCCGAGATCAATGACCTCCGAGCCATCTACTGCGACCACGAATACGGACCTGCCAGAGCCCGCGCTCGCAACCACGGCGACGTTGACCTCCCCGGTCCAGTCGAGTGCAACCGCGTCAGAGAGTTCCCTGCCCTGGGAAGCGGTCAAGGGAACCTCATGCCAGTCAGTCACACGGTTGCCCTCGCTCAACGACACCACTCCGAAGCGGGCTGCTTCCCCGACCCCGAGAAGAACTGCTGCCCGCGTCCCGGATGCATCGAGGGAGAAATCCACCAGTTCACCGGGCAACGCAGTAAGGTCGATAGTGGTGACCTCCCCCTGCGGAGACACGCTGAGCAGCTGCTGTTCCCCGGAGGAGCCATGCCCACGCAGCCACAGTCTGCCCTGCGCAAAATGCACGGACCCGGTTTGGGTCAGACCAGTGTCCACCTGGACGGCGGCACCACCGCTGGGGCCGATCCGGACTGTTGCCGGGGATCCGGCCACGGTCGCGGTGAAGGCCCCGTCCAAAGAGATGGCGGTCATCTCCGCCGGCGTTCCGTCACCACTGAGAGGGATGAAACTGGTGTCGGCGCTCAGTTTCCCTGCCCGACCTTCGTGCACACCGTACAGATCAGCCGACCCTGCCTTTGAGAGCGGCTGGTAGTCCTGTTGAGAGGATAATTCCAGGACCTGTTTGTCGTTCTGTCCCGGCAGTGAGTAGGTTTTTCCGTCAACTGTCAGGTGCAGCCCTGAGATCTTGGGAATAGATGAGAGCGACCACAGAAGCTGTGCACCGAGTTCTCGTCGCTCCAGTTCGCTAAGGCTCTGAGGCACTCCTTCAAGTGCAACCGTCACGACGCCCGAGGAATCCACGACCGTACCTGCTGTACCAAGCTTGGTGCCTTCCGGGATCGCATTGCGCACACTGGATGAAAGGAAGGGGCCTGGCCCGGCCAATTGCGCCTCCACGATGCGGCCCGGGGTGATCTCAGAGATCGGCAGGTGCAGTGGCTCAGGCACTACCCTCTGCCCGGAGCGGGCGATGAAATAGGACCTCACAGAGCTGTAGGAACGGGCAAAAATATAGCTGGAGAGCAACACCCCGTCAGGAGGACTGGAAATCCTCCACTCGCCTGCTTCACTGATCAGTCCGAAATCATGGGTGAGCGACTCCTTGGAGACCGTGAAACGCCCTACCGCATCCAGGGTTCCCCGGGTGGTTCCACGCAGTTCCATGCCTTCCCCGACTGCTTCCACCCAGCCGTCATAGATGATCGTTCCCTGCCGTGGGACCCACTGTCCACGCGCGGTTGCCGACAGATACTGGCGAGCAATCTCGTAATCCTCGGTGGGATCCGCCATCGCTTGGAGATAGCCCTCGACGACCCTGGAAGCACTCATACCCTTCTGAGGAGGTTCCGGGGCGATCTGCACACCTTGTCCGCTGGCGGAGATCGTGACCTCGGTAACCGGACCTGAGGTTGGAATGCTGGCGCAAGACCCGATGGTCAGCGCCACGACGATGATCATCAACCGGTTCACGGAATTCTGGAAACTCATCACAGGTCCTTCCGAGAGTCCAGATCGACCGGGATAATCGGCAATGGTGAGCTGTTGAGGGTCACATCGGGGTTACGGGGAAGAGTAAGACGAAACTGAGCGCCTAGGCCTGGCCGTCCCCAGGCAGAGAGCCAGCCACGGTGCAGTCTGGCGTCTTCCCGGGAAATCGCGAGTCCCAACCCACTACCACCCGCAGCTCGAGCTCGCGATGGATCAGCACGCCAGAAGCGGTCGAACACACGACTGGAGAGCTCAGCCTGGAATCCGATTCCGTGGTCACGAACCGTGATTGCAACAGCTTCTTCATCGGAGGCCACCGTCACGTCAATGGGGCGCCCTTCTCCGTGGTCTATGGCATTAGTCAGCAAATTTCGGACGATGCGGCGAATACGACGGGAATCCAGCTGTGCGGAAGCTATCCCCTTCATATGCAATCGCAGCTCACTCCCCTGAGAATGAGCAAAGGTTTCCTGAGCCTGCACCTCGGATGCAACCAGCGTCCCCAAATCAACCTCGTCCAGTTCCAGGGCAGCCACCCCGGCATCAAAACGCGATATCTCCAGCAGGTCCGCCAGCATCGAGCTGAACCGCTCGATCTCCGTATTCATCAGCTCCACGGTTCTTCGCACTTTCGGAGAAAGTTCTCCTCGCTCCTCGTAGAGCAGATCGGAAGCCATTTTGATAGTGGTCATGGGGGTACGAAGCTCATGGCTGACATCGCTGACGAAGCTTCGTTGCACCGTTGAGAGTGTCTCCAGTTCCCGGATCCTTTGTTGCAAGTCCGAGGCCATCTCATTCATCGAGATAGCCAGCGAGGCAAGGTCGTCAGTTCCTCTGACAGGCATGCGTTCATCCAGCTGGCCTGAAGCCAGACGCCGAGCCGTGCGCCCGGCCTTGCGGACAGGTCTGACCACCTGTGAGGTCACAAGGTAGGCAATGGCCGTCAGGCCGAGCAGAAGGACTGCGCCAGTGCTGTAGACCGCACGTTGGATGTCTCGAAGCGTTGTCACTTCACTCGTCATGGGAAACACGTAGTAAACGGGAAACCGTTCACCAGCAGATGTGATCAAGGTAGTACCCACAACGATCCCTGGCTGCCCCGCTTCCTCTCCAGAAATGACGACTTGTGTCGCCACGATGTACATTCCGTCCCGATTATTCACCTGTTGGCGTAACTCTTGGGGCACAGAATCCAGCCCAATTTCCGATGATGACGACAACACCGATGCAGGCCCTTCGACAATCACCAGGTATTGGGCGGCCTGCGCTCCTGCAAGCTCTACCAGCCGGCTGAGCTGCTCGTAGGTCGCTGTCCCCAACCTCTCAGGATTCTGCAGCTGCCCCTGCATGAAATGATGCATCCCGACCGCCTCACGGATGGATGCTGTTCGTTTCGTAGCGACGATCCCCGCTGTCGCCTGCTGCACCAACAAGACTCCCGCCAAAACCAGCACCGCACAGGACGCGGTGAAGGTGGTCAACAGTATTCGTAGGGGTAGCGAACTCCACCAGAGCCCCGCCAGCTTGCGATGGCTTCTATCACCAAGGCTGTGACTCACCGGCCCGGTATCCGATCCCTCGCACGGTCACTATGATCTCCGGATGCTCGGGATCTTTCTCCACCTTGGAGCGCAGCCGTTGCACATGCACGTTCACCAACCGCGTATCTGCGGCATTGCGGTACCCCCACACCTCATCGAGCAACGCCTCCCGGCTGAAAACTTGGGAGGGCCTTTTGGCGAGAGCGAGCAGTAGATCGAACTCAAGTGGCGTCAACGAAAGCGTCACAGGGCCGCGTTTGACGGTGTGCGCGGTAGTGGAAATCACAAGATCGCCGATGGTCAGCTGATCGGCTCCAGGATCCGCGCTGACACGACGCAATCGAGTGTGAATTCGGGCCAGGAGCTCTTTGGCTTTAAAAGGCTTAGCAACATAATCATCCGCCCCGGCCTGTAGCCCCGCAACTACGTCATCGGTCTCGGACTTGGCAGTGAGCATCACAATTGGCACCCCTGATTCGGCCCGCATGTCCCGACAGACGCTGACCCCATCACGTCCCGGAAGCATTAGGTCAAGCAGCACCAGATCTGGTCGACATTCCCGCATCGCCGGGAGCGCTCCCGTTCCCGTAGCGCAGTGGACTGTGTCAAACCCTTCCTGTCGTAGCACGATCTGAAGCATCTCGGACAAAGCAGGATCATCATCCACGATCAGGATCAGGGCACGATTCCGGTTTTCGCCCAACACCTGTCTCCTTTCCCGAACTGGTCTCCATGGTACGTGGAACGGACGACCACTTCAGAAAACTGTACTGGTGAAGCCACTCAGTTCCATTCGGGATGCCCAGTCCAGGTCGACCAGAGCCCCGGCCCACCACCGATCCGGCGAAGCACTCGACGCCACAGCTCTTCTGGGGTCCCGAAGACCTCTTCAGCCACGGCTTGGCTCCTGAACCAGGAACCTCGCAGAAGTTCACCTACGAGCTGCCCCGCACTCCAACCTGCCAGCCCCACATATATGCGGATGTGGATGTACGTGTCCCGCACCAGCTCAATCGGGGTTTCCAGGTCCAACACCCCCACGTCCCCGAACAAGCGTCGCCATCCAGGTGGTTCCTCCCATGGACTGCGGACCTGGGCCAAGCCGAGCGCTGTTTGCTTGGAAACGGGCCCGCCCTCGAAGAGTTTCGCAGGCGGTGTGAGCAAATCACTGAAATGTTCCAGGGAGTCAACCATGGGAATTCTCCCCATCCTGTGGAGACAAACCCCGAGGCTGCCTTCTTCGTTGTGTTCCAACAACAGCACGACGCTGCGATCGAAGTAGCCTCCTCGGCCCGGCTCAGTTGAGATCAGGAGTTGTCCTGCCGCTGGTTCACCCAGTTCCATATCCCCATTCTCGCAGGCTCGTTACGATCTACACATGAGCTGGGTTGAACACGCGATCTGGTGGCACATTTATCCGCTCGGGCTGTGCGGGGCTCCGATTCGGGAGCCCGACACCGCGCCGGGCCCACGACTGGGACGTCTGCTGGGCTGGCTCGATTACGCTGTCGAGCTGGGATGCTCCGGTCTACTGCTCGGCCCCATCTTCACATCACAGTCCCACGGTTACGATTCACTCGACCTGTTCCACATCGATCCCCGCTTGGGGGACGAAGCGGACTTTGCCGAGCTCGTCTCACAATGCCGGAAGCGGGGACTTCGCATTCTCTTGGATGGTGTTTTCAGTCATGTCGGCGCAGAGCACCCTGACGTGCACCACGCCCTTGCTCAGGG from Arachnia propionica encodes the following:
- a CDS encoding GerMN domain-containing protein produces the protein MSFQNSVNRLMIIVVALTIGSCASIPTSGPVTEVTISASGQGVQIAPEPPQKGMSASRVVEGYLQAMADPTEDYEIARQYLSATARGQWVPRQGTIIYDGWVEAVGEGMELRGTTRGTLDAVGRFTVSKESLTHDFGLISEAGEWRISSPPDGVLLSSYIFARSYSSVRSYFIARSGQRVVPEPLHLPISEITPGRIVEAQLAGPGPFLSSSVRNAIPEGTKLGTAGTVVDSSGVVTVALEGVPQSLSELERRELGAQLLWSLSSIPKISGLHLTVDGKTYSLPGQNDKQVLELSSQQDYQPLSKAGSADLYGVHEGRAGKLSADTSFIPLSGDGTPAEMTAISLDGAFTATVAGSPATVRIGPSGGAAVQVDTGLTQTGSVHFAQGRLWLRGHGSSGEQQLLSVSPQGEVTTIDLTALPGELVDFSLDASGTRAAVLLGVGEAARFGVVSLSEGNRVTDWHEVPLTASQGRELSDAVALDWTGEVNVAVVASAGSGRSVFVVAVDGSEVIDLGPVSVSPVQVTALPRPGGDAVALRAIDGTVLLYEQHGAWQQAKTAMAWISYPG
- the mtrB gene encoding MtrAB system histidine kinase MtrB; this translates as MSHSLGDRSHRKLAGLWWSSLPLRILLTTFTASCAVLVLAGVLLVQQATAGIVATKRTASIREAVGMHHFMQGQLQNPERLGTATYEQLSRLVELAGAQAAQYLVIVEGPASVLSSSSEIGLDSVPQELRQQVNNRDGMYIVATQVVISGEEAGQPGIVVGTTLITSAGERFPVYYVFPMTSEVTTLRDIQRAVYSTGAVLLLGLTAIAYLVTSQVVRPVRKAGRTARRLASGQLDERMPVRGTDDLASLAISMNEMASDLQQRIRELETLSTVQRSFVSDVSHELRTPMTTIKMASDLLYEERGELSPKVRRTVELMNTEIERFSSMLADLLEISRFDAGVAALELDEVDLGTLVASEVQAQETFAHSQGSELRLHMKGIASAQLDSRRIRRIVRNLLTNAIDHGEGRPIDVTVASDEEAVAITVRDHGIGFQAELSSRVFDRFWRADPSRARAAGGSGLGLAISREDARLHRGWLSAWGRPGLGAQFRLTLPRNPDVTLNSSPLPIIPVDLDSRKDL
- the mtrA gene encoding MtrAB system response regulator MtrA, producing MLGENRNRALILIVDDDPALSEMLQIVLRQEGFDTVHCATGTGALPAMRECRPDLVLLDLMLPGRDGVSVCRDMRAESGVPIVMLTAKSETDDVVAGLQAGADDYVAKPFKAKELLARIHTRLRRVSADPGADQLTIGDLVISTTAHTVKRGPVTLSLTPLEFDLLLALAKRPSQVFSREALLDEVWGYRNAADTRLVNVHVQRLRSKVEKDPEHPEIIVTVRGIGYRAGESQPW
- a CDS encoding YqgE/AlgH family protein, encoding MELGEPAAGQLLISTEPGRGGYFDRSVVLLLEHNEEGSLGVCLHRMGRIPMVDSLEHFSDLLTPPAKLFEGGPVSKQTALGLAQVRSPWEEPPGWRRLFGDVGVLDLETPIELVRDTYIHIRIYVGLAGWSAGQLVGELLRGSWFRSQAVAEEVFGTPEELWRRVLRRIGGGPGLWSTWTGHPEWN